The following proteins are co-located in the Penaeus monodon isolate SGIC_2016 chromosome 10, NSTDA_Pmon_1, whole genome shotgun sequence genome:
- the LOC119577538 gene encoding putative uncharacterized protein ENSP00000383309 yields MFQQPKQSQSQCQQNKVKASANKSKVKASANKSKVKASANKNKVKASANKNKVKASANKNKVKASANKNKVKASANKNKVKASANKNKVKASATKTKSKPVPTKTKSKPVPTRTKSKPVPTKTKSKPVPTKTKSKPVPTKTKSKPVPTTTVHRRPKPLPTTKPMQLSSINFKNRGHCQQEQNGDHYTQSYKHQNQNQGRQRSPNNRNSDNNNNMWDRARDTQLSLGISILPVYSLQNQ; encoded by the coding sequence ATGTTCCAACAACCAAAACAAAGTCAAAGCCAGTGCCAACAAAACAAAGTCAAAGCCAGTGCCAACAAAAGCAAAGTCAAAGCCAGTGCCAACAAAAGCAAAGTCAAAGCCAGTGCCAACAAAAACAAAGTCAAAGCCAGTGCCAACAAAAACAAAGTCAAAGCCAGTGCCAACAAAAACAAAGTCAAAGCCAGTGCCAACAAAAACAAAGTCAAAGCCAGTGCCAACAAAAACAAAGTCAAAGCCAGTGCCAACAAAAACAAAGTCAAAGCCAGTGCAACAAAAACAAAGTCAAAGCCAGTGCCAACAAAAACAAAGTCAAAGCCAGTGCCAACAAGAACAAAGTCAAAGCCAGTGCCAACAAAAACAAAGTCAAAGCCAGTGCCAACAAAAACAAAGTCAAAGCCAGTGCCAACAAAAACAAAGTCAAAGCCAGTGCCAACTACAACGGTCCATCGTCGGCCAAAACCCTTGCCAACCACAAAGCCAATGCAATTATCAtccataaactttaaaaatcgaGGCCACTGCCAACAGGAGCAAAACGGAGACCACTACACACAAAGCTACAAACATCAAAACCAAAACCAAGGTCGACAAAGGAGCCCAAACAACAGgaacagtgacaacaacaacaacatgtggGATCGAGCCAGGGACACCCAGCTCTCCCTCGGGATTTCAATATTACCAGTTTACAGTTTACAAAATCAATGA